One segment of Desulfovibrio sp. JC010 DNA contains the following:
- the gspM gene encoding type II secretion system protein GspM has translation MDLERFYIWQDWPADRQKLFFAGLVAGWALIIFMIWSGLADSQSKAERVMFSSKQKYAKVVPLVEQLKAGESSRGALVDREPMTAAQQVIRDLGLDGRLTSLRPLQAGANSGEGVQVLLESLNLPELVALLRDFNVRGALKVTNFNINHRLDSPELADVQIILVR, from the coding sequence ATGGATCTGGAAAGATTTTACATATGGCAGGACTGGCCTGCAGATAGACAGAAGCTTTTTTTTGCGGGATTGGTTGCAGGCTGGGCGTTGATCATTTTTATGATCTGGTCCGGACTTGCGGACTCCCAGTCCAAAGCCGAGCGGGTCATGTTTTCCAGCAAACAGAAGTACGCCAAGGTGGTTCCGCTGGTGGAGCAGCTCAAGGCCGGTGAATCCTCGCGTGGTGCGCTGGTGGACCGTGAACCCATGACTGCTGCCCAGCAGGTCATTCGTGATCTCGGTCTGGACGGAAGACTGACTTCTCTGCGTCCTCTGCAGGCCGGGGCCAACTCCGGAGAGGGGGTGCAGGTGTTGCTCGAATCCCTTAACCTGCCGGAACTTGTGGCTCTGCTGCGTGATTTCAATGTACGCGGGGCTTTGAAAGTTACAAATTTCAATATCAACCACAGGCTGGACTCCCCTGAGTTGGCTGATGTGCAGATCATTCTTGTCAGGTAG
- a CDS encoding general secretion pathway protein GspK: MPRNNECSSRGVVLVIVLVLFMALSSLTLMTIEVSSRGAVEASRVRSEYEAGFKAEEALYMIYNLLENDKTPFSDTPREKWFGKWEDDGLVIEISPCNGKININKMIRSGNRKRSLDILSNILGKGADVRTMAGSLAFWAGISVDPKLEKMDNFFYASQSPAYSPRKSQLQIPEEILLVRGWEDLGRNWIEENFTVWGSPKLNINFVSREVLLAYFPDLGKKVQSIMHWRRTRGFTDISQVLSVVGLDSDSSLYKNMIEELEVKSGFFEARVAATVGDCTVVKRYIISRQNALEIGSCNLVYQNDVSVTFAEDQ, translated from the coding sequence TCATGGCCCTTTCAAGTCTGACGCTGATGACCATTGAGGTCAGCTCCCGCGGGGCAGTGGAAGCCAGTCGCGTGCGCAGTGAATATGAGGCTGGATTCAAGGCTGAGGAAGCCTTGTATATGATCTACAACTTACTGGAAAATGATAAAACTCCTTTCTCCGACACTCCACGTGAAAAATGGTTCGGCAAGTGGGAGGATGACGGCCTTGTCATAGAAATTTCTCCCTGCAACGGTAAAATCAATATTAATAAAATGATCAGATCGGGGAACAGAAAAAGGTCGCTGGACATTTTAAGCAATATTCTCGGTAAAGGGGCTGATGTAAGGACCATGGCCGGAAGCCTTGCTTTCTGGGCGGGCATAAGCGTAGATCCCAAGCTGGAAAAAATGGATAATTTTTTCTATGCCTCGCAATCTCCAGCGTATTCCCCACGGAAGAGTCAGTTGCAAATTCCGGAAGAGATTCTTCTCGTACGCGGTTGGGAGGACCTTGGCCGGAACTGGATAGAAGAAAACTTCACTGTCTGGGGATCACCCAAGCTGAACATAAATTTTGTGTCCCGCGAAGTTCTGTTGGCTTATTTTCCGGATCTGGGCAAGAAAGTGCAAAGTATTATGCATTGGCGCAGAACAAGGGGATTTACTGACATCAGTCAGGTGCTTTCCGTTGTGGGATTGGATTCCGACTCCAGTCTGTATAAGAATATGATTGAGGAACTGGAAGTGAAATCCGGTTTTTTTGAAGCAAGGGTCGCTGCCACTGTGGGCGATTGTACGGTAGTCAAGAGATATATTATTTCCCGACAGAACGCTCTTGAGATCGGGAGTTGCAATCTGGTTTACCAGAATGATGTTTCAGTAACTTTTGCGGAAGATCAGTAA